Proteins encoded within one genomic window of Gracilimonas sp.:
- a CDS encoding efflux RND transporter periplasmic adaptor subunit: MKQLIPLLILSTSLLMMGCGGGGDESHSHGEDGDHTHEQPAQQAQEDDSHSHEGEDTHSHGEDSQLEGAGVITQWTDKTELFMEYPELIVGQEATFAVHLTRLSDFKPISESEVQFVFSSERGNEGSLTETEVQIPGIYGPDVIFERAGRYDLTIIIQGMVDDTLQVNGIPVYSSTEDVPTAHEEEDPNLISFLKEQQWKIPFATQKVGQHTLSETVDAHGELKPVQSREVIVSAPFSGIILSSANQSLPVEGQDISKGTSLVQLNPSIQSADGENYAQQFINAQSQLSLAKKNLERSKRLFEKEAIPEVELEKARIEYRQALTQFQTINEIAQIDTSSVDVYGDTESSYRFEMKAPISGTVVESYIQPGMQVKVGEPLLRIANMRKMWLSVHVPAAERIAIQNPGAAVFYVQGNEKMYGMDEVNGRLLSVGKQVDPETRTISMIYEIDNKEGLHSGLFVAAEIDTDQKENVIAIPETALIEEEGNFVVYIHVAGESFEKRAITTGIRNRGWVEVTSGLEEGEHVVTTNAYQVKLASLSSEAPAHGHSH, encoded by the coding sequence ATGAAACAGCTAATACCATTACTAATTCTAAGTACATCCCTGTTGATGATGGGGTGCGGCGGTGGCGGTGATGAAAGCCACAGCCATGGCGAAGACGGTGACCATACCCACGAGCAACCTGCTCAGCAAGCACAGGAAGATGATAGCCATTCCCATGAGGGAGAAGACACCCATAGTCACGGAGAGGATTCCCAACTGGAAGGAGCCGGAGTGATCACGCAATGGACGGATAAAACCGAACTGTTCATGGAGTATCCGGAACTGATCGTAGGGCAGGAAGCCACCTTTGCGGTTCACCTGACCCGGCTTTCGGATTTCAAACCCATTTCTGAATCCGAAGTACAGTTTGTGTTCAGCTCTGAGCGGGGTAATGAAGGCTCCCTCACCGAAACGGAAGTTCAAATTCCGGGCATTTACGGACCGGATGTTATCTTTGAACGTGCAGGACGTTATGATCTCACGATTATCATTCAGGGGATGGTTGATGATACGCTCCAGGTTAACGGAATCCCGGTTTACAGTTCCACGGAAGACGTCCCAACAGCTCACGAGGAAGAAGATCCCAATTTGATTTCCTTTCTGAAAGAACAGCAGTGGAAGATCCCTTTTGCTACGCAGAAAGTCGGCCAACATACGCTATCAGAAACGGTAGATGCGCATGGTGAGCTCAAGCCGGTTCAAAGCAGAGAAGTTATTGTATCAGCACCCTTTTCCGGGATCATACTGAGCAGTGCTAATCAAAGCCTGCCGGTTGAAGGACAGGATATCAGTAAAGGTACTTCGCTGGTACAGCTGAATCCTTCCATTCAATCAGCGGATGGAGAAAACTATGCCCAGCAGTTTATCAATGCGCAGTCTCAGTTGTCTTTGGCTAAAAAGAATTTAGAACGATCGAAACGATTGTTTGAAAAAGAGGCGATTCCGGAAGTAGAACTGGAAAAAGCACGGATTGAATACCGTCAGGCGCTCACTCAATTTCAGACGATTAATGAAATCGCTCAAATTGACACCTCATCCGTAGATGTCTATGGAGACACAGAATCATCCTACCGTTTTGAAATGAAAGCCCCGATCTCCGGAACCGTGGTAGAATCTTATATACAGCCGGGTATGCAGGTGAAAGTCGGTGAGCCGCTGCTGCGTATTGCCAATATGAGAAAAATGTGGCTGAGCGTACACGTTCCCGCAGCTGAACGAATAGCTATTCAAAATCCCGGAGCGGCTGTTTTTTACGTGCAGGGAAATGAGAAAATGTATGGCATGGATGAGGTTAATGGCCGCTTACTGAGCGTCGGAAAACAAGTAGATCCTGAAACACGAACGATTTCTATGATTTATGAGATCGACAATAAGGAAGGCTTGCATAGCGGACTCTTTGTTGCCGCCGAGATCGATACCGATCAAAAAGAAAACGTGATCGCCATCCCGGAAACAGCCCTGATTGAAGAGGAAGGTAATTTTGTGGTGTATATACATGTGGCCGGGGAATCGTTCGAAAAAAGAGCAATAACCACGGGCATTAGAAACCGTGGCTGGGTGGAAGTGACATCCGGCCTGGAAGAAGGCGAGCATGTAGTTACAACCAATGCGTACCAGGTGAAATTGGCTTCATTGTCCTCTGAAGCGCCTGCACACGGACACTCTCATTAA
- a CDS encoding efflux RND transporter permease subunit, producing MLDAIIRGSLRYRLVVLVSSVVILAAGIYIVDRMPVDVFPDLTAPTVTVMTEAHGMAPEEVERLVTIPVETSVNGATGVRRVRSSTAKGISIVWVEFDWGTDIFRARQIVNEKLQLVATSLPEEVPPPIMAPISSIMGEIMLVSVNSNEHSELEVRTAADWEIRRRLLAIPGVAQVIPIGGGQKQYQVRVSPDKLKQYNITLHQVLQATEQANENFSGGFFREYSQEYTIRGIGRAYSVEDLEQSVITQRNNIPINIGDVATVEIAAAQKIGDASVNAEPTVIISIQKQPGANTLELTSRVDETLAQIESSLPAGFEINTHLFRQAEFIELAIDNVIEALRDGAFLVIVILFLFLGNFRTTLISLTAIPLALIFSIFVLEFFDITINTMTLGGMAIAIGVIVDDAIIDVENVFRRLRENSELPETKQKPAIEVVFEGSKEIRSSIINATLIIMIVFLPLFFLSGIEGRMLQPLGLAYIISIGASLVIAMTVTPAMCYYLLPGQASKGKLEESWFTKKLKSGYEHALNVVLRIKKTVLVGTLVLFFGTLVALPFLGRSFLPEFNEGTLVISAVTIPGTSLTESNEIGKRIETILLEHPAIASTSRRTGRAELDEHAQGVNASEIDAKLDIPEGTTKEEVLAELREDLTVVSGTNITIGQPIGHRIDHMLSGTRANIAVKIFGTDLFRLRALAEEVRGQMETVEGVVDLSVEQQQNVPQIQIRPDRRALARYGITIQQLAEMVDVAFAGEVVSQVLEGDKMFDLLVRFDEDHRGSIESVRKATFNLEDGTIVPLAELASVTSRSGPSTISRENVQRKIVVSANVAGRDLRGTVDEIRANVSQNVSFPQSYFVEYGGQFESEAQATRTISLLSTIAIAVIYLLLYLEFGSLKTALLVMVNLPFALIGGIYTVLFTSGIISIASLVGFITLFGIATRNGILMVSHYQQLRKEGKEFLQAIRQGAMERLNPILMTALTAGLALIPLALAAGEPGNEIQSPMAQVILGGLLSSTLLNMVVIPALLAQFETE from the coding sequence ATGTTAGATGCAATAATCAGAGGATCGTTAAGGTACCGGCTGGTCGTATTGGTGAGTTCGGTGGTCATACTGGCAGCTGGAATTTACATCGTGGACCGCATGCCAGTGGATGTGTTCCCCGATCTTACGGCTCCCACCGTAACGGTAATGACCGAAGCCCATGGAATGGCTCCGGAAGAAGTAGAGCGACTGGTAACCATTCCGGTCGAGACCTCGGTGAATGGAGCGACGGGCGTGCGACGGGTTCGCTCTTCCACCGCAAAAGGCATATCCATTGTATGGGTAGAATTTGACTGGGGAACCGATATTTTTAGGGCCCGGCAGATTGTGAATGAGAAACTACAACTGGTAGCTACCAGTCTGCCAGAAGAAGTCCCGCCACCGATCATGGCACCGATCTCCTCCATCATGGGAGAGATCATGCTGGTGAGTGTGAACAGCAATGAACATTCCGAACTCGAAGTACGAACGGCCGCCGACTGGGAAATTCGTCGTCGGTTACTGGCTATTCCAGGAGTGGCGCAGGTCATTCCTATTGGGGGTGGACAAAAGCAGTATCAGGTAAGAGTTAGCCCTGATAAACTGAAGCAATACAATATAACCTTGCACCAGGTATTACAGGCTACCGAGCAGGCCAATGAAAACTTCTCAGGAGGTTTCTTCAGAGAATACAGCCAGGAATACACCATTCGTGGGATAGGCCGGGCATATTCAGTGGAAGACCTGGAGCAGTCAGTCATTACCCAGCGCAATAACATTCCGATTAACATCGGCGATGTGGCAACGGTAGAAATTGCAGCAGCTCAAAAAATCGGGGATGCTTCAGTGAACGCAGAACCGACCGTGATCATCTCCATACAAAAACAACCTGGAGCCAATACGCTGGAATTGACCTCCCGTGTGGATGAAACACTGGCACAGATTGAGTCCAGCCTCCCGGCCGGATTTGAGATCAATACGCACCTATTTCGACAGGCCGAGTTTATTGAACTGGCTATCGACAATGTCATTGAAGCCCTGCGGGATGGAGCCTTTTTGGTGATCGTGATCTTATTCCTGTTTCTTGGGAATTTCCGAACGACACTAATTTCTCTAACCGCCATACCTCTGGCCCTGATCTTCTCGATCTTTGTGTTGGAATTCTTTGATATCACCATCAATACGATGACCTTGGGTGGGATGGCTATTGCCATCGGGGTGATCGTGGATGATGCCATCATTGACGTGGAAAACGTGTTCAGGCGACTCAGGGAAAACTCAGAGCTGCCGGAAACCAAGCAGAAACCGGCCATTGAGGTGGTATTTGAAGGGTCGAAGGAAATCCGTTCTTCCATCATCAATGCCACGCTGATCATCATGATCGTCTTTCTGCCGCTATTCTTCTTAAGTGGAATCGAAGGGCGGATGTTACAGCCGCTGGGACTTGCCTACATCATTTCCATTGGGGCGTCGCTGGTAATTGCCATGACCGTTACACCGGCCATGTGTTATTACCTGCTGCCCGGTCAGGCCTCCAAAGGGAAACTGGAAGAAAGCTGGTTCACCAAAAAGTTAAAATCAGGCTACGAGCACGCACTGAATGTCGTCCTTCGCATCAAGAAGACCGTGTTGGTTGGAACTTTGGTACTGTTTTTTGGAACATTAGTGGCGTTGCCTTTTCTGGGAAGATCATTTCTTCCCGAGTTTAATGAAGGCACGCTGGTGATCAGTGCAGTTACCATTCCGGGTACTTCACTAACCGAATCCAATGAAATCGGTAAACGCATAGAAACAATTCTACTGGAACATCCGGCTATCGCTTCTACCTCACGCCGAACCGGAAGAGCCGAGCTGGATGAACATGCCCAGGGAGTTAATGCCTCAGAAATTGATGCCAAGCTGGATATCCCAGAAGGAACCACCAAAGAAGAAGTGTTGGCAGAACTCCGGGAAGACCTAACTGTGGTCTCGGGGACCAATATTACCATTGGACAGCCTATCGGTCACCGTATTGATCATATGCTTTCGGGAACACGAGCCAACATCGCTGTGAAGATCTTTGGAACCGACCTGTTCCGACTCCGAGCATTGGCCGAGGAAGTGCGTGGGCAAATGGAAACCGTCGAAGGAGTGGTGGATCTATCGGTAGAACAGCAGCAAAATGTACCCCAAATACAGATCCGACCTGACCGCAGAGCTTTGGCGCGATACGGCATTACTATTCAGCAACTCGCTGAGATGGTAGATGTAGCGTTTGCAGGCGAGGTGGTGTCACAGGTGTTGGAAGGCGATAAGATGTTTGATCTGCTGGTTCGCTTCGATGAGGATCACCGTGGCAGCATTGAATCAGTGCGAAAAGCTACCTTTAATCTGGAGGATGGAACCATTGTGCCATTGGCAGAACTGGCTTCGGTGACATCCCGAAGTGGCCCCAGTACCATCAGTCGCGAAAATGTGCAGCGCAAGATCGTAGTCTCAGCTAATGTTGCGGGAAGAGATCTGCGTGGTACGGTGGATGAGATCCGGGCCAATGTGTCTCAAAACGTTAGTTTCCCGCAAAGCTACTTTGTGGAATACGGCGGGCAGTTTGAAAGCGAAGCCCAGGCCACCCGAACTATTTCGTTGCTCAGCACCATTGCCATTGCGGTCATTTACCTGTTGCTGTACCTGGAATTCGGTTCTCTCAAAACCGCCTTGCTTGTCATGGTAAACCTTCCGTTTGCCTTGATCGGTGGTATTTATACCGTGCTGTTTACCAGCGGGATCATTTCCATCGCCTCGCTGGTCGGCTTTATCACCTTATTTGGAATTGCGACTCGAAACGGTATTCTGATGGTCTCTCACTACCAACAGCTTCGAAAAGAAGGGAAGGAGTTTCTGCAAGCAATACGTCAGGGCGCGATGGAACGACTCAATCCTATCTTGATGACCGCCCTTACTGCAGGACTTGCTCTCATCCCGCTGGCTCTTGCCGCCGGTGAACCGGGAAATGAGATTCAGTCTCCTATGGCTCAGGTTATTCTTGGTGGGCTATTGAGTTCTACCTTGCTGAATATGGTCGTAATTCCGGCTTTATTGGCACAGTTTGAGACAGAGTAA
- a CDS encoding P1 family peptidase: MITWNYSARTCWLLVTFSLLFLTLFISEARSQEIPANYLEFDFPQMHIGIAEYEEGPTGTTVFYFPEGVIAAADIRGGSPGTVNAPAVSLGYEEDFINAVVFSGGSWHGLSAATGAADAIKEKRLSQGEHNFIAGVLGGIIYDVGNRRFSRVTPDHELGAKAFRDAVPNRFPLGARGAGRFAMQGIYYYWGGGADHFASWPHSGQGAAFRQVGPTKIAVFTVVNSLGTIVDRDGRVVRCHRNDTLVGCPQISELITGKLGSLNESIKKTGGPTSNTTLTLVVTNQKLPYVQLQRLAMQVHTSMGRAIQPFATDFDGDVLYTVTTDEVENPDLLPHDLAFIASELAWDAVLNSLPTLPDRPKETNGSLETEALQKYAGTYEFPGGSSLAISADAGKLTARYTGMENIYFDEERTYRLIPAGTEQFIIQSAASDVIRFDLREGEVTGLTLNPGPWRIRSERIK; this comes from the coding sequence ATGATTACTTGGAACTACTCGGCCAGAACGTGTTGGCTACTCGTCACCTTCTCTCTTTTGTTCCTGACATTGTTCATCAGTGAAGCACGTTCTCAGGAAATACCGGCCAACTATTTGGAGTTTGATTTTCCCCAAATGCATATCGGCATTGCCGAATATGAGGAAGGGCCCACCGGTACCACTGTCTTTTATTTTCCGGAAGGAGTTATTGCCGCTGCGGATATACGGGGAGGCTCACCCGGAACGGTAAACGCACCGGCCGTGAGCCTGGGCTACGAGGAGGATTTTATTAACGCCGTCGTATTTTCCGGCGGCTCGTGGCACGGATTGTCCGCTGCCACCGGAGCGGCCGATGCCATTAAAGAGAAAAGGCTCTCCCAAGGCGAGCATAATTTCATTGCAGGGGTATTGGGCGGGATCATATACGATGTGGGTAATCGACGTTTCAGCCGTGTCACACCTGATCATGAGCTAGGCGCCAAGGCATTCCGCGATGCCGTGCCGAATCGCTTCCCTCTGGGAGCACGCGGTGCGGGACGGTTCGCGATGCAGGGGATCTACTACTACTGGGGCGGCGGCGCGGATCACTTTGCCAGCTGGCCACATTCCGGACAAGGGGCTGCGTTCAGACAGGTAGGGCCGACCAAGATCGCCGTATTCACGGTAGTGAATTCACTAGGTACGATCGTTGATCGTGACGGGCGGGTGGTGCGCTGCCACCGCAACGATACTTTGGTAGGGTGCCCGCAAATATCTGAATTGATTACCGGGAAGCTCGGCTCCCTTAATGAGAGCATTAAAAAGACAGGGGGACCGACCAGCAACACGACCCTGACTCTGGTAGTAACCAACCAAAAACTTCCGTACGTGCAGTTGCAGCGATTGGCGATGCAGGTGCATACCTCCATGGGTCGTGCCATCCAGCCGTTTGCAACCGACTTCGATGGAGATGTACTGTATACGGTGACCACGGATGAGGTCGAGAATCCCGATCTCTTACCACACGACCTGGCATTTATTGCTTCTGAACTGGCGTGGGATGCCGTTTTAAATAGCCTGCCAACCCTGCCTGATCGCCCAAAAGAAACGAATGGTTCATTGGAAACCGAAGCCCTTCAAAAGTATGCGGGAACGTATGAATTTCCCGGCGGAAGCAGCCTGGCTATTTCGGCCGATGCAGGGAAGCTTACTGCGCGGTACACCGGTATGGAAAACATCTATTTTGACGAAGAACGGACCTATCGCCTGATACCGGCAGGAACTGAACAGTTCATAATTCAGTCGGCAGCCAGTGATGTAATTCGATTTGATCTGCGGGAAGGAGAAGTAACAGGACTCACCCTGAATCCCGGTCCTTGGAGAATCAGGTCCGAACGTATTAAATAG
- a CDS encoding amidohydrolase family protein translates to MKTIKPALILSSLLLLASGLVTAQPIVFTNVTIIDVEEGVAMPGMSVIVTGERITAVGTLNEIKVSDGATTIDGRGKYLIPGLWDMHIHNVNDVYKPVPWDFHTPDPEGAEQREIYMPIYLAFGVTGTRELSGGLESIELRKRIEAGEILGPHMVIGSPLLDGPIPIFPDAAVMRIDGPERARNVVTKLHSQGFDFLKPYSLLSAESYRALHERARELEMEVAGEIPISVSLWEAAELGQRSVEHLTGVEFACSNREEELRAHYVSRLRDLNTDPSSEGALDIWNRSEWEPFESLDPERCRKLYGHLAAHGTWVVPTLIIQKMISHANDPRWANNPNFRYTWPMDLEALADEFDPERRLRPLHDYRMSVINELHDAGVGVLAGSDVSGGFTLHQELEIFVESGMTPLDALRTATINPARYLGRENDLGSITPGKIADLVLLNKNPLDDIRNTQSIEAVVFRGHLLDRPNLDRILRQLEVEANHLKD, encoded by the coding sequence ATGAAAACAATCAAACCAGCCCTAATTCTCTCCTCTCTCCTGCTTTTGGCAAGCGGTTTGGTGACGGCCCAGCCTATTGTATTCACCAACGTCACCATCATCGACGTCGAAGAGGGTGTGGCTATGCCCGGTATGTCCGTCATCGTTACTGGAGAACGTATTACCGCAGTCGGAACTTTAAATGAGATCAAAGTTTCTGACGGGGCAACAACAATCGATGGAAGGGGCAAATACCTCATTCCGGGCCTGTGGGACATGCATATCCACAATGTCAACGACGTGTATAAACCTGTACCTTGGGATTTCCACACTCCGGATCCGGAAGGTGCCGAACAGCGTGAAATTTACATGCCGATCTATCTCGCCTTTGGCGTTACCGGCACCCGCGAGCTCAGCGGAGGCCTTGAGTCCATCGAGCTACGGAAACGAATCGAAGCCGGAGAGATTTTGGGGCCACACATGGTAATCGGTAGTCCTCTTCTCGATGGTCCTATTCCGATTTTTCCTGATGCAGCCGTTATGAGAATCGACGGACCTGAGCGTGCCAGGAATGTGGTGACCAAACTCCATTCGCAGGGATTCGACTTTCTAAAACCGTACAGCCTCCTTTCCGCCGAGTCCTATCGTGCCCTCCATGAGCGAGCCCGGGAACTTGAAATGGAAGTTGCCGGCGAAATTCCGATCAGTGTAAGCCTGTGGGAAGCTGCGGAACTTGGCCAGCGATCGGTTGAACATCTCACGGGTGTCGAATTCGCCTGTTCCAATCGGGAGGAGGAGCTGCGCGCTCACTATGTATCTCGGCTCCGTGACCTAAATACTGATCCGTCCTCTGAGGGTGCGCTGGACATCTGGAACCGGAGTGAATGGGAACCTTTTGAAAGTCTCGATCCGGAGCGGTGCCGTAAGCTGTATGGGCATCTCGCAGCGCACGGCACCTGGGTCGTTCCCACGCTCATCATTCAGAAAATGATCTCTCATGCCAATGATCCCCGGTGGGCTAACAATCCGAACTTCCGGTATACATGGCCGATGGATCTGGAAGCATTGGCTGACGAATTCGATCCCGAACGCCGTCTCCGTCCGCTTCACGACTATCGAATGAGTGTGATCAATGAGCTGCATGATGCCGGTGTTGGGGTTCTCGCAGGCTCAGACGTATCCGGAGGTTTCACACTGCACCAGGAGCTGGAAATCTTCGTCGAGAGTGGAATGACGCCGCTCGACGCCCTGCGAACGGCAACCATCAATCCCGCACGCTATCTCGGGCGCGAAAACGACCTCGGATCCATCACACCTGGCAAGATCGCCGACCTCGTACTGTTGAACAAAAACCCTCTCGATGACATCCGCAACACGCAAAGCATTGAGGCCGTCGTATTCCGGGGACACCTTTTGGATCGACCCAACCTCGATCGAATACTTCGGCAGCTGGAGGTGGAGGCGAACCATTTGAAAGATTGA
- a CDS encoding amidohydrolase family protein, producing the protein MSLYSYGMDYMKQRGRLTSISIILMLFTALPLFAQDTGPVRSNDSNTKLAFTNVTIIDVEEGVAKPDMSVIVTGDRITAVGTTDEIEVPDEATIIDGTGKYLIPGLWDMHAHIVSDDWVLPLLRVNGITGLRSMHGGARIHDVIDKRKDGSYLGFNFHYSGPIVDGPPGLWDGSLIAATPEEGREVVRDLYAAGYDFVKVYSNLSRETYFAIAEESRKLGYTFAGHVPWSVTTAEAMASGQKSIEHMIGLEHLVKNPDELQQLIRDNDTIIVNSTGQIDLFKWFEYVLEHHEPTRIPVLLESVGSSDAWFCPTLVNLRASSYSNDPGFINDERLKYIPEEERSIWQAPMESEEFPEEFIKQNERQYELSSQYYHKVSSLLNPMLNSGANFLAGTDIGNPYLYPGFSVHDEMELFVEAGFTPQEALRTATLNPARYLNVIDSLGTVENGKLADLVLLDANPLEDITNTQKIHAVVANGRYFDRQVLDELLKEAEAAAKKSKTNDE; encoded by the coding sequence ATGTCACTTTATTCTTATGGGATGGACTATATGAAACAGAGAGGCCGTCTAACTTCAATCTCTATTATCCTGATGCTATTTACAGCGTTGCCGTTGTTTGCTCAGGATACAGGTCCGGTACGCTCGAATGATAGCAATACCAAACTTGCATTTACCAACGTCACCATCATTGATGTTGAAGAGGGCGTAGCCAAACCCGATATGTCCGTCATCGTTACGGGAGACCGCATCACAGCCGTCGGAACCACAGATGAGATTGAAGTTCCAGATGAGGCAACCATCATAGACGGAACGGGCAAATATCTCATTCCCGGACTGTGGGATATGCATGCGCATATAGTCTCCGACGATTGGGTCCTTCCGCTTTTGCGGGTAAACGGTATCACGGGGCTGCGTTCCATGCATGGCGGAGCGCGCATTCATGATGTAATAGATAAACGAAAAGATGGCAGCTACCTCGGATTTAATTTCCATTACTCCGGTCCCATTGTTGACGGGCCTCCGGGACTGTGGGACGGGAGTCTTATCGCCGCCACGCCCGAGGAAGGAAGAGAGGTCGTCCGCGACCTTTATGCTGCGGGCTATGATTTCGTGAAAGTCTACTCGAACCTATCTAGGGAAACGTATTTTGCCATTGCTGAAGAATCCCGCAAGCTGGGTTATACCTTTGCCGGGCATGTACCCTGGTCGGTCACGACTGCTGAAGCAATGGCCTCCGGTCAGAAAAGTATTGAACATATGATCGGCTTAGAGCATCTCGTGAAAAACCCGGATGAACTTCAGCAACTGATCAGGGATAATGATACCATTATTGTAAATTCAACAGGTCAAATCGATCTGTTTAAATGGTTTGAATATGTACTGGAGCATCATGAACCAACACGTATTCCGGTACTGCTGGAGTCTGTCGGCAGTTCGGATGCCTGGTTTTGTCCAACCCTTGTAAACCTGAGAGCCTCTTCCTATTCAAATGATCCCGGTTTTATAAATGATGAGCGGTTAAAATATATACCGGAAGAAGAACGCTCAATCTGGCAGGCCCCTATGGAGTCGGAAGAATTTCCGGAAGAATTTATAAAACAAAATGAGCGGCAATACGAACTTTCCAGTCAGTATTATCACAAGGTATCGTCATTGCTCAACCCCATGCTTAATTCGGGGGCAAATTTTTTGGCTGGTACCGACATCGGTAATCCGTATCTATATCCGGGTTTTAGTGTACACGATGAGATGGAATTGTTCGTAGAAGCCGGATTTACACCGCAGGAAGCCCTCCGCACGGCTACGCTGAACCCTGCCAGGTATCTGAATGTGATCGACTCGCTTGGCACTGTAGAAAATGGCAAACTCGCTGATCTCGTTCTGTTGGACGCCAACCCGCTGGAGGACATCACGAACACGCAGAAAATTCATGCTGTGGTGGCAAACGGCCGCTATTTCGACCGGCAGGTGTTGGATGAGCTTTTGAAAGAAGCAGAAGCTGCGGCCAAAAAATCGAAGACAAATGATGAATAA
- the queA gene encoding tRNA preQ1(34) S-adenosylmethionine ribosyltransferase-isomerase QueA, giving the protein MKFTLSDFDYELPEKLIAQSPASPRDHARLLVYDRSSGKITDDLFYNLGNHLPKNTTLVVNNSKVEKCRLLFDEGKKELFVTSVRNNNTIEALVRPGKKFKKGKEIELAEGVTAEVTNITEDGLRTLILSCDLDSAKLEPYKYTPFPPYIEQDESLADEYQTVYAKDLGSKAAPTAGLHFTDSLLQKLEQKGVQKTEVTLHVGLGTFAPVKTENLDEHNMHSEWYQLNSKTCDALNSAEHKTAVGTTSVRVLESAVDGDGLFSPESRDTDIFITPGYKFKATDSLITNFHLPKSTLLMLVAAFMGFEEMKRLYEHAIKEEYRFYSFGDAMLIL; this is encoded by the coding sequence ATGAAGTTTACCCTCTCAGATTTTGATTACGAGCTCCCCGAAAAACTTATTGCTCAATCACCGGCCTCCCCGCGTGACCATGCACGCCTGTTGGTTTATGATCGAAGCTCGGGGAAAATTACCGACGACCTGTTTTATAATCTTGGGAATCACCTTCCCAAAAATACCACACTGGTAGTAAATAACAGCAAAGTAGAAAAGTGTCGCTTGTTGTTTGATGAGGGTAAAAAAGAGCTTTTTGTAACCTCAGTACGAAATAATAATACGATAGAGGCTTTAGTGAGGCCGGGTAAAAAGTTTAAGAAGGGAAAAGAGATTGAATTGGCGGAAGGCGTTACCGCCGAAGTCACAAATATAACAGAAGACGGCTTGCGTACTTTAATTCTTTCCTGTGATTTAGATTCCGCCAAACTCGAACCCTATAAGTACACTCCTTTTCCACCTTACATCGAACAGGATGAATCACTGGCCGACGAGTATCAAACGGTTTATGCCAAAGACCTTGGCAGTAAAGCCGCTCCCACGGCGGGATTGCATTTCACTGATTCTCTCCTTCAAAAATTAGAACAAAAGGGCGTGCAAAAAACAGAGGTTACCCTGCATGTAGGACTGGGAACATTTGCTCCAGTGAAAACTGAAAACCTGGACGAGCACAACATGCACAGCGAGTGGTATCAGCTGAATTCAAAAACCTGTGATGCACTGAATTCAGCAGAACACAAAACGGCTGTCGGAACCACCAGTGTGCGAGTGTTGGAGAGTGCTGTTGATGGTGACGGTTTATTCTCTCCAGAGAGCAGGGATACCGATATTTTCATCACGCCGGGCTATAAATTCAAAGCCACAGATTCGCTGATTACCAATTTTCATTTACCAAAAAGCACCCTGCTTATGCTCGTAGCTGCTTTTATGGGTTTTGAGGAAATGAAGAGATTATATGAACACGCCATCAAGGAAGAATACCGGTTTTATTCTTTCGGCGATGCCATGCTGATCCTCTGA